DNA from Salinispora arenicola:
GTCCTCCGCCGAACCAGGCAGCCCAGCCCGGTCTCGGGCCTGCTCGATCGTGTTGACCGTCAGCACACCGTGCCCGACCGGTTTCCCCTCGTCCAAGGCGACCCGGGTGAGCCCGTCGGTCACCGACCGGCAGACGTAGTCGAAGTGGGCGGTGGCCCCGCGGACCACAACCCCGAGCGCCACCACGACGTCGTAGCGGCGGGCGAGTGCCTGCGCCACCACGGGCAGCTCCACCGAGCCGGCCACCCGGGCCACCACGGAACGGGCTCCGCAGGCGTCGGCGGCGGCGACCGCCCGCTCCAGCATGTGATCGGTCAACTCGCCGTGCCAGCGGGCGGTGACCACACCGACGGTCAGGCCGGCGGCGTCGACCGTATCGATGCCCGGCTCCCCGAACCCCGCCATGCCTACGCTCCAATCCCGTCACCGACGACCGCACGGCCCATCGGCGCCTCGATAACCTCGTCGAACTCCAGCAGGTGTCCCATGCGATCCCGCTTGGTCCGCAGGTAGCGCACGTTCTCCGGGTGCGGCCGAACCGGTAGCTCCACCCGTCCGGCGACCGTCAGGCCGTACCCCTCCAGACCGGCCCGCTTGGCCGGATTGTTGGTGAGCAGCCGCATCGACCGCACACCCAGGTCGTAGAGTATCTGCGCGCCGGTGCCGTAGTCCCGGGCGTCCGCCGGCAGGCCAAGGTCCAGGTTGGCGTCGACGGTGTCCCGGCCCGTGTCCTGCAACTGGTACGCCTGAAGCTTGTGCAACAGCCCGATGCCGCGCCCCTCGTGGCCGCGGACGTAGAGCACGACTCCGCGACCTTCCCGGGCGACCTGATCCAGGGCGGCGTTCAGTTGCGGGCCGCAGTCGCACCGCAACGATCCGAGCACGTCACCGGTGAGGCACTCGGAGTGCACCCGCACCAGCACGTCCCGGCCGTCACCGAGGTCGCCCATCACCAACGCGACGTGCTCTGCCGAGTCGTAGTCGCTGCGGTACCCGAACGCCCGGAACACGCCGTGCCGGGTCGGCATCCGCGCCTCGGCGACCAGCTCGACCTGCTTTTCCGTCCGCCGCCGGTACGCCACCAGATCCGCGATGGTGATCAGGACCAGCGAATGCTCCGCGCAGAACCGCTCCAGGTCCGGTACCCGCATCATGGTGCCGTCGTCGTTGACCAGTTCGCAGAGGACACCCGCGGGGCGCAGCCCGGCCAGCCGGGTCAGGTCGATCGCGGCCTCGGTGTGACCGGGCCGGCGCAGCACGCCCCCCTGGCGGGCCCGCAACGGCACCACGTGGCCCGGCCTGGCCAGGTCTGCCGGCCCGGTGCGCGGGTCGGCGAGCAACCGGATCGTGTGCGCCCGGTCGGCGGCTGAGATGCCGGTGCTCACGCCCTCCCGGGCGTCCACCGTCACCGTGTAGGCGGTGCCCCGCCGGTCCTGGTTGGTGTGGTGCATCGGCGGCAGGTCCAGCCGGTCGCACTCGTCCTCGGTCAACGGTGCGCAGATGTAGCCGGAGGTGTACCTGACCATGAAGGCGACCAGCTCCGGCGTGGCCAATTCGGCCGCGAAGATCAGGTCACCCTCGTTCTCCCGGTTGGCGTCGTCGACCACGACGACGGGCCGGCCGGCGACGATCTCCGCCATCGCCTGTTCGATCGTGCCAAAAGTCGTCATGCCACAGCCTCCGCGTATCTCGAGGTGATCGGTACGAGGTCCGGACGGGCGGCGCGCGACGTCCGCCACCAGGCGGTGAGACCCCAGACGCAGAACGCGCCGTAGACCAGGTACATGGCGGCCGAGGGGTAGAACCCGCCGCCCAGCAGCAGCGGCACCCCGACCACGTCGACAGCGATCCAGATCAGCCAGAAGTCCACATACCCGCGGGCCATGCCGTACGTGGCGAGCAGGCTGCCGGTGAGGATCCAGGCGTCCGGCAGCGCTCCCCACGATCCCAGGGCAGCGAGTACCGGATAGCCGGCGGCGGTGCCGCCCACGGCGACGGCCAGCAGGACGAGCCGCTCCCGTCCGGTGGCCCAGCGGGGCTCCACCGCGGCAGCGACACCGTCGCGGCCGCGGCTGCGGCTGCGGTTGCGCGACCAACGCCACCAGCCGTAGAGGCCGACGCCGAAGAAGAAGACCTGCCGGCCGGCCTGGCCGTAGAGATCGTGCGCCTGCGGAGTGGCGAACGCTCCGCCGAGGAAGACGGTAAACAGCAACGCGTTGCCGATCATGCCGACCGGCCAGGCCCATACGACGCGGCGCAGGCCCAACGTCGCCGCGGCCAGTCCGAAGCCGTTGCCGACGATCTCGCGGACCAGCACGGGCGAACCGGCAACGCTGACCTGCGCCTCGAGCAGCCAGCCGAGCAGCCCTGTCACGCGGGCCCACCCACGGGTACGGCACCGGGCAGGCCGACGGCGGGCAGATCACCCGGCCCCGCCGGTCGGTGCCCGCCGAGCAAGCGCTCGACGTATTTGGCCAGCACGTCCACCTCGACGTTGACCGCGTCACCGACGCCCCGGGATCCGAGCGTGGTCAGCCCCAGCGTGGTGGGGATCAAACCCACCTCGAACCAGTCCGATCCGACGCCGGCCACGGTCAGGGATACCCCATCGACGGTGATCGACCCCTTCGTCACCACGTACCGAGCCAGGTCGGTGGGCAGGCGGAACCGGACGGTCTCCCACCGGGCGGCCGGTTCCCGGGCCAGCACCTCGCCGATGCCGTCGACGTGCCCCTGGACCAGGTGGCCACCGAGGCGGCTGCCGAGGGTGGCGGCCCGTTCCAGGTTCACCCGGTCACCAGGGCGCAGCCCGCCGAGCGCGGAACGGCGCAGCGTCTCCCCCATCACGTCGGCGGTGAAGGCTCCATCGGCGAGATCAACCACGGTCAGGCACACTCCGTTGACCGCGATGGAGTCGCCGTGACGGGCGTCGGCGGCGACCACGGAGCCGCGGATGGCGACGAGCGCGGAGTCCTCCGCGGTCTGGGTGACCTGGACGACCTCACCCAGCTCCTCGACGATGCCGGTGAACATGTCAGCCCTCCCTCTTCCGGGGCAGTGCGGTGATCCGCAGGTCGGGACCGACCTGGGTAACGTCAACGACCTCGCAGTCGATGGCCTCGGTGATCGTGGTCACGCCCGCTTCCGTGAGTGCGGCCGGGCCGGCGCCGAGCAGCCGGGGCGCGACGTAGCCGACGATCTTGTCGACGAGCCCGGCGGCGAGGAACGCGCCGGCCAACCGCGGCCCTCCCTCCACCAGCGCGGCGCGTACCCCGCGCTGGTGCAGCGCGGCGAGCAGCCCCGCCAGCTCGACCCGGCCCTCCGGGTCGGCACCGACCTCCTCGGCGGTGGCGATCCAGGTGGGCGCGGCGTCGTCCCGGACCCGCGCCCCCGGCGGGGTCCGGCCCGTCGAGTCCACCACCACCCGTAGCGGCTGCCGGATGGCGAGGCTTCCGTCGCGCAGGTTCCGGACGGTCAGGCGCGGGTCGTCGGCGACCACGGTGCCCACCCCGGCGAGCACGGCGTCCACGGTGCCGCGCAACGCGTGCACGTCCATCCGGGCCACCTCGGAGGTGATCCACATGCTGGTACCGTCGGCAGCCGCTGACCGCCCGTCCAGTGTCGCCGCGTACTTCCAGATGACGTACGGCCAGCCCCTGCGGGTCGAGGTGAGCCACGCGACGTTGCCCGCCTCCGCCTCTGCGGCGCGTACCCCCAGGTCGACCCGGATCCCGGCGGCACGCAGCGTGGCAGCGCCGCCCGAGGCGGCCCGGTTCGGGTCGGGTACGGCGATGACCACCCGGGCGATCCCGGCCTGTACCAGAGCGGTGCTGCAGGGGCCGGTGCGGCCGGTGTGGTCGCAGGGTTCCAGAGTTACCACCGCGGTGCCGCCACGCGCCCGTTCTCCCGCTTGGGCGAGCGCGACGATCTCGGCGTGCGGCCCGCCCGCGTACGCGTGGAAGCCCTCACCGACGACCCGGCCGCCCGGGTCGAGCAGCACGCAGCCGACGACCGGGTTGGGGCTGGTGGTGCCGAGGCCGCGCGCGGCGAGCTCGACCGCACGGCGCATTGCCTCGTCGACGGAGACACCGGCCATGCCCTGCCCTCTCGCCCGCTGGTCGGCGCGCGGGCGGCGACGGGAGCGGCGGCATCGGGCCGCAGGCGTGCGGCGGCGGAGGTCCGGGAACAGCAACGCCGCCCCGGGAGGCCACGCGGCACGCCGACGTCGGCGGCCAAGCATGGCCTGTCCGTCCCGCGCGCTGTCTCCCATCCGGACTGTCTGGGGCGGGCATGCCCGCACCCAACCGTCGGCCCCGGATTCTCACCAGGTCCACCGGGCGGACGAACCGCTCCCGGGTCGCGGGCTTACCACGGTCTGACCGTGGATCACCGCCGGTTCGGAATTACACCGAGTCCCGCCAGCGCGTGGTGGGTACTACCCGCAGTCTTACACGCACTGGGGGGTCAACGGCTACCCACAGCGTGCTACTTCACAGGACGATGGCTCGAATCCGACACTCCGCGGCGCCGGTCCACCGCCACGTACGACCCCGGCTGACTCTTGGCCACCGACTTCATCTCGGAGGCGATCGTCATCGCCGCCAGCGGATTCGTGAGGCGCTTGTCGGCGTCCGAGACCGACACGCCGATGGAGAGGGTGACCAGCGCGGCACGGCGCAGGTTTCCACGCCGGTCCTTGACCTCCACGTAGCCGCGGGCGGCGTCGGACGAGTCGTACAGCGCGTCGGCCGCCCGCTCGAAGTCGGCCGAGACCTGCGAGGTCAGCGGACGAACCTGCTCGGGCGTGCAGACGAAGATGAAGTCGTCGCCGCCGACGTGGCCGAGGAAGGCCGGTGGGAGCCCCACCGAGACGACCGCCTGGTGCAGACTGCGGGCCAGCGCGGTGATGAAGTCGTCGCCGCGAACGAACCCGTAGACGTCGTTGACACTCTTGAACCGGTCGATGTCGATGTAACCGACCGCGTAGTCGGATCCGACCCGGATCCGGTCGCCGATCTCCCGGCGGATCCGACTGTTGCCGGGTAGCCCGGTCAACGGCGAGACCTCGCGGAACTCCTTGTTGCGACGCAACGTGGAGCTGACCCGGGCCACCAACTCGGCGGTGTCGAAAGGCTTGACCAGGTAGTCGTCGGCGCCGGCGCTGAGGCCGTGCACCTTGTCGACGGTCATGCCCTTGGCGGTAAGCATGATCACTGGCAGGGCCGCGGTCATCGGATCGGCACGCAGTCGGCGGGTCAACTCCAACCCGTCGACGCGGGGCATCATCAGATCGACCACGGCCAGGTCGGGGCGGTGCTGCGCAATAACCTCGAGCGCCTCCTGGCCGTCCCTGGCGTGGATCACCTCGTAACCGTGCAGCCGCAGGTTGAACTCGACGAACCGTGCGATGTCCTCGTCGTCGTCAACGACAAGGATGACGTCCTGGCGGTCTCCGGCGGACTCCACGTCAGGCCCGGGGCTCCGCGCCCCGCGCCAGGGATCGCAGCCGGCGTACGGCCTCGGCCGGGTCATCGGCGCCGTAGACCGCGGTGCCCGCGACGAAGGCGTCCGCGCCCGCCTCGGCGGCCTCGGCGATGGTGTCCGCGGCGATGCCACCGTCGACCTCGATGCGCACCTCCAAGTGGCCAGCGTCAACGTGCCGACGGGCCGTACGTACCTTGTCCAGCAGGTTCGGGATGAAACGCTGCCCGCCGAACCCCGCCTTGATCGTCATGATCAATAGCGTGTCGAAGCTGGGCAGCAGGTCCAGATACGGCTCGATCGGGGTGTCCCGGTCGATCGCCAGACCCGCCTTCGCGCCGGCCGACCGCAGGTCCTTGGCCAACGCGACCGGGTCATCGCAGGCCTCGACGTGAAACGTGACGTTGTACGCCCCGGCGTCGGCGTACCCGGGCGCCCACCGACGCGGGTCCTCGATCATGAGGTGCACGTCGAAGGGGAGCGTCGTGGCGGCCCGCAGGCTCTGCACGACCGGCAGCCCGATCGTCAGGTTCGGCACGAAGTGGTTGTCCATGACGTCCACGTGCAACCAGTCGGCAGTGTCTTCGACAGCACGGACCTCGTCGGCAAGGCAGGCGAAATCGGCGGCCAGGATGCTCGGCGCGACGATTAGCGGCGGTACGGTCACGAGGCAAGTGTACGAACGCGTCCCCGTGTCGCCACCGGCACGGCACCCATCGAGCCGCCTGGCGCTCGCAGCCAGCGAGGCGCGAAGTCGCTCCCCGCGAACCGGGAGCGCCGTGGCCCAGCCCTCCCGCAGCCAGCCGGACGGCAGCAGGACAATGCTCCACCAGGGAGGATGTGGGCTGCACGGCAAGGACGGCCGCCGGCAGCCGGAGCAGGAGCCGGCCCGAATGCCGCCGCCAGGAACGGTGCACCGCAACTCGACGCGCCACGCGGGTGGGAGCCAACAGCCGCCAGGGCCGACCCCACTCGACGCGCTTTCGTCCACAGGGGTCATCGACAGACCGCCGGACGCCGACCCGCATGGCGACCAGGCCACCCGATGCCACGCACCCCGATGACGGCTCACCACGTGCCGTAAGCTGCCGCACCGTGGCGTGTCCAACGCCACGTCCACCGGAAACGGGGAGGTCGGCGGATGAGACGAATCGCGCTGTGTGCCACGCTGGTGGCCCTGGCACTCGCCGGGTGCGCACCACCCGGGGGCACCGACGGCGACCTGGTCGACGACTGGGCCCCCATCGCCGCCGCGACGGGCTTCACCCCCGAGGCGGGCACGTGCCACCGGGCCGAGACCGGCGGCTACCGCAGCACGTACGCGCCGTACCCGTGCGACGAGTCACACCTGACGGAAACGCTGCACGTCGGCACGTTGTCCGGGGCCGACGCGGCGGGTTCGAGGCCGCCGACATCCGGTTCGGACGGGATGCGGGCCGCGTACGCCACCTGCCATCGGGAGGCGAACGAAGCGCTGGGCGCCGACTGGCGCAGCGGCCGAATCGACCTGTACGTCATGTTCCCGTCACCGGCGGGGTGGCGAGGTGGCTCCCGCTGGTTCCGCTGCGAGGTCTACGAAGTCCGCAGCCTGGACGACTTGGAAACGGTGCCCCGTAGCGCCAGCCTGGTCGGGGCGCTCAAGGGCGACTCCCCGCTTCGACACACCTGTTTCGAGCCGAAGACCGACGACGACGATGTGCTGACGGGCATGACAGCGGTGTCGTGTACGAGCCGCCACCACGCCGAGTTCGTCGGCGTGTGGACCGCGCCGGACACCGACTACGCCACGTTCAAGCGCAACGACCGCAAAACCGGCGACGGCTGCAGCGCACTGATCGCCGAATACGCCGGGGTGCCGCGCGGCGACCTGAAGTACCGCAGCGGTTGGATTTACTACGAGCCGGCGGAGGAACAGTGGCGTAACGGCGAGCGTGGGGTGCGCTGCTTCCTCTATGTCGACGGCCGGAGCCTGACCCGGTCGATGAAGGGCGCCGGCAAGGCGGGCCTGCCGGCGAACTGAGGATCCCGTTCCGGAAGGTCGACCGTCCCGGGCCGCGGGCCCGGGACGGTTACGCCGAATGTCCCGTCGGTCAACGGTCGCCACCGGGACGTCCCGGCGGGCCTGGTCAGCTACGGCGCAGCACGGCGAGGAACATGGCGTCGGTGCCGTGCCGGTGCGGCCAGAGCTGCACCGTCGGCCCGTCGCCGAGCCCCGGCATACCCTCGGGCAACAGCGGACGGGCATCGACGAAGTCGACCGGCACCCCGCAACGGCGGGCCGCCTCGGTGACCGTCACGTGCGTCTCGACGACATGCGGCGAACAGGTCACGTAGGCGACCAACCCACCCGAGCGGGCCGCCCGCAGCGCCGCGGCGAGCAATTCCCGCTGCAACCGGGTCAGCGCCGGCAGGTCCGACGGCTGCCGACGCCAGCGCGACTCCGGCCGCCGGCGCAACGAGCCCAGGCCGGTGCAGGGCGCGTCAACCAACACCCGGTCGAAGTGCCCCTCCGCGAGCTTCGGCGTTGACCCCACGGCACGGCCGTCGGTGTGGAGCACGGTCACCGGCAGATTGTGGGTGGCCTGCCGGACCAGGCGGGCACGGTGCTCGGACACCTCCACGGCGGTCAGCCGCGCACCGCGCTGGGCTGCGATGGCGCCGAGTAGGCCGGACTTGCCGCCCGGGCCGGCGCACAGGTCGAGCCACCGGCCGTCCGGGCCGTCCAGCGCAGCCACCGCGAGGGCCTGGGCCACCAGTTGGGAGCCCTCGTCCTGGACGTGGGTCCGACCCTCGGTGAGCGCCGGCAGGTCACCCAGGGCGCCCCCACCGGAGTAGACCGCATACGGGGAGAAGGCACCGGGGGCGCCGCCGACCTCGTCGGCCAGGGTCACCGGATCGGCCAGCCCGGGGCGGGCACAGAGGTGCACCGCCGGACGCTCGTTGTTCTCGATGAGCAACCGGGTGGTCTCGCCGAGGTCGCCGCCGAGCGCCTCGGCGAACGCCCGCACGATCCACTGCGGGTGGCTGTACGCGAGCGCCAGGTGCCCGATCGGATCGGTCTCCAGCGGCGGGGCGAGCCGGGCAACCCAGGCCTCGGCGTCCCGACCGGTGACCTCCCGAAGCACCGCGTTGGCGAACCCGGTCGCCCCCGGCCCGACCGACCGGACCAGGTCCACCGTGGACGAGACGGCGGCGTGTGCCGGCACCCGGGTGTGCAGCAGCTGGTACGCACCGAGCCGCAACGCGTCGCGGACCGGCGGGTCGATGCGCGCCACCTCCCGCCCGGCGGCGTCGGTGAGGATCGCGTCGAGCGTACCGAGATGACGCAGCGTCCCATAGGTCAACTCGGTGGCGAAGGCGGCGTCCCGACCGACCAGGCCGACGTCGCGCAGGATCGACGGAAGCACCAGGTTGGCGTACGCGTCGTCCCGGTTGACCGCGGCGACAGCCTGGTAGGCGGCCTGCCGGGGCAGGTCGACGGACCTGCGGTCAGGGGAACGCCCCCGTGCACCGGCCGACCGCTGGCCGCCGCGGCCCCGTCGATCCGTGGGACGCTCGGGCCTGGCGCCGGACCGGCCGCGACCGGCGGCGGGGCGACCAGCCCTAAACCCTCCGGGGCGGTCGACGTGTGGGCCGTCCACCGGGCCCGTCACGCGAGGACCTCCCCGACGGTGACCCGGACGCCACGCGCCCAGTCACTCGCCGGCATGGCCCTTTTGCCCGCCGCCCGGACCTCACCGAGCCGTACCGGAGTGGTAGCGGTGCCGGCGAGCACCCGGGACCTCTCGACCAGCAACTCGCCGGGCTTCAGCTCGGGGCCATCCGCGACCGGCGTGACCGGACCGAGCTTGACCCGCTCGTCGCGGAAGGTCGTCCACGGGCCGGGAGCCGGGGTGCAGGCACGGACGCGCCGGTCCACGGCGAACGCGGGGTCGCCCCAGCGCACCCGGGCGTCGGCCACGGTGAGCTTCGGCGCCAGACTCACTCCGTCAACCGGTTGTGGTTCGGCCCGCGCCGTGCCGTCCTCGATCGCGTCCAGCACGGCGGTCAGCAGGCCGGCACCGGAGTGCGCCAGCCGTTCCAGCAGGTCTCCCGAGGTGTCGACGGGCCCGACCTCGTCAGTCAGGGTGCCGTACACCGGGCCGGTATCCAGGCCCTGCTCAAGCTGGAAGACACTGGCACCGGTCAGCTCGTCGCCGTGCAGCACGGCGTGTTGCACGGGTGCTGCGCCGCGCCAGGCGGGCAGCAGGGAGAAGTGCAGGTTGACCCAGCCGTGCCGGGGAATCTCCAGGGCGACCGGGGGGACCAACGCGCCGTAGGCAACGACCGGCACGCAGTCCGGTGCCAGTGCGCGCAGCCGGTCGAGGAACTCGGGCTCCCGCGGCCGGGCCGGGGTCAGCACCTCGACGCCCTGCTCGTCGGCCCAGGCGGCCACCGGGGAGCGAGACAGGCCGCGGCCCCTGCCCGCCGGCGCGTCCGGGCGGGTGACCACGGCCAGCAGCTCGTGGCGGGAGTCGGCCACCGCGGCGAGGGCGGGGATGGCAACAGCCGGCGTGCCGGCGAAGATCACACGCATCGACCGATCACCGTCCGAGGCCGAACGGGCTACCGCCGGCGTGCGGGCTCATCTTCACCGTGGGTGGAGCCGCCGGGTCATACCACTGCGCCTGGCGGATCGCCTTCATCGCCTCCTTGCGGCCGGCCGCGTCAAGCCGGTCGATGAACAGCACCCCGTCGAGGTGGTCGGTCTCGTGCTGGACACAGCGCGCCATCAGCCCCGTGCCGACGATCTGCACCGGGTCGCCGTGTCCGTTGAAGCCCTTGGCGACCACGTTCTGTCGGCGCTTCGTGTCGAAGTAGAGCCCCGGCAGCGACAGGCAGCCCTCCGGGCCGTCCTGCTCCTCGACGTCGGGGAACTCCAGCACCGGGTTGACCAGGTGGCCGATCACGTCGTCGACGTCGAAGGCGAACACCCGCAGACCCACGCCGAGCTGCGGTGCGGCGAGACCGGCGCCGTTCTGCTCACGCATCGTGTCGGTCAGGTCGGCGACGAGCTTGCGCAGCTCGACATCGAAGTCGACCACCGGGTCGGCCGGCGTGCGCAGCACCGGGTCACCGAACAGGCGGATGGGCTGGACGGTCACGCGGGATGGCTCCTTCGTGGGCTCGGCAAGGGCGGGCCGTACCAGTCTACGGAGTGCCCGGAGCGACCCCAGCCGGCGTACCACGATCGGCGGTTACCGCACCGACGGTAATCGGAAGCGTCTCATAGCCGCGCAGGGTCAGCCGGGTCCGGCGGCTGGGCCTACCGGCCAGTGCGAGTTCGGGCAGCCGACGCAGCAGCAGCGGGAAGGCGACCTGGGCCTCCAGCCGGGCCAGCCCGGCGCCGAGGCAGTAGTGCGGACCCGCGCCGAAGGACAGCGGTTGCGACTGGGCACGCCCCGGGTCGAATCGGGCCGGATCGGGGAACCGCCGAGGGTCGCGGTTGGCCGCGCCGAGCAGAACCAGCAACCAGCTGCCCGCGGGTAATTCGGTGCCGGCGAAGGACACCGACTCGCGCACGGTGCGGGTGGTCAACTGCACGGGTGAGTCGTACCGGAGCAGCTCGTCAACGTACCCGGGAGCAAGGTCGGGTTCGTCGCGCAGCGCGGCTGCCGCCTCGGGGCGCGTCAGCAGCACGACCAGACCGTTGCCCAACAGGTTCGTGGTGGTCTCGAAGCCAGCGACCAACAGCACCACGAGGTTGGCCAGCAGTTCCTCACCGGACAGCCGGTCGCCGTCGGCGTCGTGCGCCTGCACCAGGGCGGTGGTCAGATCATCGGCCGGGGCCCGGCGACGCTGCTCGATCAGGCCGGTGAAGTAGTCGCGCAGCTCGTCGGCACCGGCGTCGGCACCGGCCAGTTCCTCCGGGGTGATCTCCGGCTCCAGGATGCCGGTCAGGTCACCGGCCCAACGCCGGAACCGGGACCGGTCGGCCGCCGGCACCCCGAGCAGTGCACAGATCACCGCGACTGGCAGCGGATAGGCGAACATGTCCATGAAGTCGACGCGGGCACCGTCCCTACCGGCCCGGATCATCTCGTCGACCAACTCGTCGGCCTGGGCGGTCACCACCTCGCGCATGGCGGCGACCCGTCGTGGGGTGAACGCTCCCGCCGCCAGGCGACGTATCCGGCTGTGGTCCGGCGGGTTGGTGCGAAGCATCGAACGAGCGATCGACTTGATCGCCGGGCTGTCCTGCCAGTGCGGGAAGACGTCGTCGCGCAGGTCGTCGTCCAACACCACGAACCGTGGGTCACGCAGCACCATGTCGGCTTCGGCGTAGCCGGTGACCACGAAGAGACCGGCCGTGGTCTGGGACACCGGGCCGTGTGCGCGCAACTGCTCGTACGTCGGATAGGGATCGAGTCGGCCCGACGGTGAAATCAGCACCGCAATCGCCTCGGATACGTCCATCCGCCACCTCCCATGTCGGGCCCCCGGGTGCCCATCATGCCCGCTCGGTGGGCCCGGCCACACCCCCGCGACCGGATCGATTTGCAACAATGTGGCGGCGTGTCCGTCAGGCGCCGGCGCCCGGTTCCCCGGCCAGCACCGCGTCGCCGTCCAACAGGGCGGGTCGGGGCAGTGGCAGATCGATCCCGTGGGCGGCCGACCAGTCGTGGATCAGGCCCGGCCGGACCTGGTCGGTGAAGTAGTCGACCGCGCTCCTCCCCCCGACGACGGGCTCGTCGACCTCGGCTAC
Protein-coding regions in this window:
- the ribH gene encoding 6,7-dimethyl-8-ribityllumazine synthase, with protein sequence MAGFGEPGIDTVDAAGLTVGVVTARWHGELTDHMLERAVAAADACGARSVVARVAGSVELPVVAQALARRYDVVVALGVVVRGATAHFDYVCRSVTDGLTRVALDEGKPVGHGVLTVNTIEQARDRAGLPGSAEDKGWATTVAVLDAALAVRGLARTTQRVGFDA
- a CDS encoding bifunctional 3,4-dihydroxy-2-butanone-4-phosphate synthase/GTP cyclohydrolase II; its protein translation is MTTFGTIEQAMAEIVAGRPVVVVDDANRENEGDLIFAAELATPELVAFMVRYTSGYICAPLTEDECDRLDLPPMHHTNQDRRGTAYTVTVDAREGVSTGISAADRAHTIRLLADPRTGPADLARPGHVVPLRARQGGVLRRPGHTEAAIDLTRLAGLRPAGVLCELVNDDGTMMRVPDLERFCAEHSLVLITIADLVAYRRRTEKQVELVAEARMPTRHGVFRAFGYRSDYDSAEHVALVMGDLGDGRDVLVRVHSECLTGDVLGSLRCDCGPQLNAALDQVAREGRGVVLYVRGHEGRGIGLLHKLQAYQLQDTGRDTVDANLDLGLPADARDYGTGAQILYDLGVRSMRLLTNNPAKRAGLEGYGLTVAGRVELPVRPHPENVRYLRTKRDRMGHLLEFDEVIEAPMGRAVVGDGIGA
- the pnuC gene encoding nicotinamide riboside transporter PnuC, whose product is MTGLLGWLLEAQVSVAGSPVLVREIVGNGFGLAAATLGLRRVVWAWPVGMIGNALLFTVFLGGAFATPQAHDLYGQAGRQVFFFGVGLYGWWRWSRNRSRSRGRDGVAAAVEPRWATGRERLVLLAVAVGGTAAGYPVLAALGSWGALPDAWILTGSLLATYGMARGYVDFWLIWIAVDVVGVPLLLGGGFYPSAAMYLVYGAFCVWGLTAWWRTSRAARPDLVPITSRYAEAVA
- a CDS encoding riboflavin synthase, with the protein product MFTGIVEELGEVVQVTQTAEDSALVAIRGSVVAADARHGDSIAVNGVCLTVVDLADGAFTADVMGETLRRSALGGLRPGDRVNLERAATLGSRLGGHLVQGHVDGIGEVLAREPAARWETVRFRLPTDLARYVVTKGSITVDGVSLTVAGVGSDWFEVGLIPTTLGLTTLGSRGVGDAVNVEVDVLAKYVERLLGGHRPAGPGDLPAVGLPGAVPVGGPA
- the ribD gene encoding bifunctional diaminohydroxyphosphoribosylaminopyrimidine deaminase/5-amino-6-(5-phosphoribosylamino)uracil reductase RibD, with the translated sequence MAGVSVDEAMRRAVELAARGLGTTSPNPVVGCVLLDPGGRVVGEGFHAYAGGPHAEIVALAQAGERARGGTAVVTLEPCDHTGRTGPCSTALVQAGIARVVIAVPDPNRAASGGAATLRAAGIRVDLGVRAAEAEAGNVAWLTSTRRGWPYVIWKYAATLDGRSAAADGTSMWITSEVARMDVHALRGTVDAVLAGVGTVVADDPRLTVRNLRDGSLAIRQPLRVVVDSTGRTPPGARVRDDAAPTWIATAEEVGADPEGRVELAGLLAALHQRGVRAALVEGGPRLAGAFLAAGLVDKIVGYVAPRLLGAGPAALTEAGVTTITEAIDCEVVDVTQVGPDLRITALPRKREG
- a CDS encoding GGDEF domain-containing response regulator, translating into MTRPRPYAGCDPWRGARSPGPDVESAGDRQDVILVVDDDEDIARFVEFNLRLHGYEVIHARDGQEALEVIAQHRPDLAVVDLMMPRVDGLELTRRLRADPMTAALPVIMLTAKGMTVDKVHGLSAGADDYLVKPFDTAELVARVSSTLRRNKEFREVSPLTGLPGNSRIRREIGDRIRVGSDYAVGYIDIDRFKSVNDVYGFVRGDDFITALARSLHQAVVSVGLPPAFLGHVGGDDFIFVCTPEQVRPLTSQVSADFERAADALYDSSDAARGYVEVKDRRGNLRRAALVTLSIGVSVSDADKRLTNPLAAMTIASEMKSVAKSQPGSYVAVDRRRGVSDSSHRPVK
- the rpe gene encoding ribulose-phosphate 3-epimerase, producing the protein MTVPPLIVAPSILAADFACLADEVRAVEDTADWLHVDVMDNHFVPNLTIGLPVVQSLRAATTLPFDVHLMIEDPRRWAPGYADAGAYNVTFHVEACDDPVALAKDLRSAGAKAGLAIDRDTPIEPYLDLLPSFDTLLIMTIKAGFGGQRFIPNLLDKVRTARRHVDAGHLEVRIEVDGGIAADTIAEAAEAGADAFVAGTAVYGADDPAEAVRRLRSLARGAEPRA
- a CDS encoding septum formation family protein yields the protein MRRIALCATLVALALAGCAPPGGTDGDLVDDWAPIAAATGFTPEAGTCHRAETGGYRSTYAPYPCDESHLTETLHVGTLSGADAAGSRPPTSGSDGMRAAYATCHREANEALGADWRSGRIDLYVMFPSPAGWRGGSRWFRCEVYEVRSLDDLETVPRSASLVGALKGDSPLRHTCFEPKTDDDDVLTGMTAVSCTSRHHAEFVGVWTAPDTDYATFKRNDRKTGDGCSALIAEYAGVPRGDLKYRSGWIYYEPAEEQWRNGERGVRCFLYVDGRSLTRSMKGAGKAGLPAN
- a CDS encoding RsmB/NOP family class I SAM-dependent RNA methyltransferase, with the protein product MTGPVDGPHVDRPGGFRAGRPAAGRGRSGARPERPTDRRGRGGQRSAGARGRSPDRRSVDLPRQAAYQAVAAVNRDDAYANLVLPSILRDVGLVGRDAAFATELTYGTLRHLGTLDAILTDAAGREVARIDPPVRDALRLGAYQLLHTRVPAHAAVSSTVDLVRSVGPGATGFANAVLREVTGRDAEAWVARLAPPLETDPIGHLALAYSHPQWIVRAFAEALGGDLGETTRLLIENNERPAVHLCARPGLADPVTLADEVGGAPGAFSPYAVYSGGGALGDLPALTEGRTHVQDEGSQLVAQALAVAALDGPDGRWLDLCAGPGGKSGLLGAIAAQRGARLTAVEVSEHRARLVRQATHNLPVTVLHTDGRAVGSTPKLAEGHFDRVLVDAPCTGLGSLRRRPESRWRRQPSDLPALTRLQRELLAAALRAARSGGLVAYVTCSPHVVETHVTVTEAARRCGVPVDFVDARPLLPEGMPGLGDGPTVQLWPHRHGTDAMFLAVLRRS